In Salinisphaera sp. T31B1, the following are encoded in one genomic region:
- the pyk gene encoding pyruvate kinase has protein sequence MNRKTKIVATLGPASDSPEVLARLFEAGVNVVRINFSHGSADDHRARVARVREAAADLGLPVAVLADLQGPKIRIESFVEGSVELENGQTFTLDTQLAADAGTVDQVAIHYPPLLEDVRAGSHLLINDGAISLAVDSVDDHRIVCTVEVGGTLSGRKGVNLRGGGLSAGGLTDKDAEDIRVAAELEADYLAVSFVRGAADMHAARRMVREAGGKARLCAKIERAEAIAALDEIIAASDAVMVARGDLGVEIGDPELPGVQKRIIAQAREMNRLVITATQMMESMIENPTPTRAEVLDVANATLDGTDAVMLSAETAVGRYPVQTVAAMSRICVGAEREATADRPASGLAAHFERTDEAIAMATMYTARHMHADAIIALTESGTTAMLMSRQDTHIPIFALTQYPVTERYLALCRNVFPVAFRPSELNGVVPVAEAVDCLKRRGELAAGDRVLLTKGDFTGPGGTNAMKIITVD, from the coding sequence ATGAACAGAAAGACCAAGATCGTCGCCACTCTAGGCCCGGCGTCCGACTCGCCCGAGGTGCTCGCGCGGTTGTTCGAGGCCGGGGTGAATGTGGTCCGGATCAACTTCTCCCACGGCAGCGCCGACGATCATCGGGCACGGGTTGCACGCGTACGCGAGGCAGCCGCGGATCTGGGTCTGCCGGTGGCCGTGCTGGCCGATCTGCAAGGGCCCAAGATCCGAATCGAATCGTTCGTCGAGGGCAGCGTGGAGCTCGAGAACGGCCAGACCTTTACCCTCGATACCCAGCTGGCGGCCGATGCCGGAACCGTCGACCAGGTCGCGATTCACTATCCCCCGCTGCTCGAGGATGTCCGGGCTGGCAGTCACCTGTTGATCAACGACGGTGCGATTTCCTTGGCCGTGGATTCGGTCGACGACCATCGTATCGTGTGCACGGTAGAGGTCGGCGGCACGCTGTCCGGCCGCAAGGGCGTGAACCTGCGCGGCGGCGGGCTTTCGGCCGGCGGGCTGACCGACAAGGATGCCGAGGACATCCGTGTGGCCGCCGAACTCGAAGCCGACTATCTGGCGGTCTCGTTCGTGCGCGGCGCAGCCGACATGCACGCCGCCCGTCGCATGGTCCGCGAGGCCGGAGGCAAGGCGCGTCTGTGTGCCAAGATCGAACGCGCAGAGGCGATTGCTGCCCTCGACGAGATCATCGCCGCCTCCGATGCGGTCATGGTCGCCCGCGGTGATCTGGGGGTCGAGATCGGTGACCCCGAATTACCTGGGGTGCAAAAGCGCATCATAGCCCAGGCCCGCGAGATGAACCGGTTGGTGATCACGGCCACCCAGATGATGGAATCCATGATCGAGAATCCGACGCCGACCCGCGCCGAGGTACTGGACGTGGCCAATGCCACGCTCGACGGCACGGATGCGGTCATGCTCTCGGCCGAAACTGCGGTCGGACGCTATCCGGTACAGACGGTCGCCGCGATGAGCCGGATCTGTGTGGGCGCCGAGCGCGAGGCCACGGCCGACCGGCCGGCCAGCGGGCTGGCCGCGCATTTCGAGCGCACCGACGAGGCCATCGCCATGGCCACCATGTACACCGCGCGGCACATGCATGCCGACGCCATCATCGCGCTCACCGAATCGGGCACCACCGCGATGCTGATGTCGCGCCAGGACACGCATATCCCGATCTTCGCTCTGACCCAGTATCCGGTGACCGAGCGATATCTGGCATTGTGCCGTAACGTGTTCCCGGTCGCTTTCCGTCCGTCCGAACTCAACGGCGTAGTGCCGGTCGCCGAGGCTGTCGATTGCCTCAAGCGCCGCGGTGAGCTGGCCGCCGGCGACCGTGTACTGCTCACCAAGGGCGACTTCACCGGCCCGGGCGGCACCAACGCCATGAAGATCATCACGGTCGATTGA
- a CDS encoding Maf family protein, whose protein sequence is MTRTRVILASASPQRTRLLDQLGVAHTAVPADIDETPRVDEPAPALAERLARTKAEALSAAYPQALIIGSDTVVAHGGSIFGKPGDAAEAGAMLTRLSAATHEVYSGVAVLSCGRLHSHIRRSSVTLRALTDADIAAYIASGEPFGKAGAYAIQGRGALFVQQLEGSYSAVMGLPLFELGELLAAVGFDPLAAS, encoded by the coding sequence ATGACCCGTACCCGCGTGATCCTGGCCTCGGCCTCACCGCAACGCACCCGCCTGCTCGACCAACTGGGCGTGGCCCATACCGCCGTGCCGGCCGATATCGATGAAACACCGCGCGTGGATGAGCCCGCCCCGGCGCTGGCCGAACGGCTGGCGCGAACCAAGGCCGAGGCGTTGTCTGCGGCTTACCCGCAAGCGCTGATCATCGGTTCTGACACCGTGGTGGCCCACGGTGGATCGATATTCGGCAAGCCGGGCGATGCCGCCGAAGCCGGGGCGATGCTGACGCGGCTTTCGGCGGCGACACACGAGGTGTACAGCGGCGTGGCGGTGCTTTCCTGTGGCCGGTTGCATAGTCATATCCGGCGCAGTTCGGTGACCCTGCGGGCGCTGACCGATGCCGACATCGCAGCCTATATCGCCAGCGGTGAACCGTTTGGCAAGGCTGGCGCCTATGCCATTCAAGGCCGCGGCGCGTTGTTCGTGCAGCAGTTGGAGGGCAGTTACTCAGCCGTCATGGGGCTGCCGTTGTTCGAACTGGGCGAACTGCTGGCCGCCGTTGGCTTCGACCCGCTGGCCGCGAGCTAA
- the msrA gene encoding peptide-methionine (S)-S-oxide reductase MsrA translates to MKTMNALSHTVASRQPVRRLLAVLMLALTAMAAVAAPAGPQQPFVSDAGDGEAVAIFAGGCFWCMEAAFDPVPGVVSTTSGYTGGHVDDPSYGDVTAETSGHSEAVKIVYKTAETDYDTLLDVFWHNVDPTDDGGQFCDRGDSYRSKIFVVDDAQAKAAEASKTALENDPDAPSPIVTEIVPATTFYAAEDYHQNYYRKNPLRYKFYRASCRRDAILEKRWGDAAGGHAD, encoded by the coding sequence ATGAAAACCATGAACGCTCTATCCCACACCGTTGCCAGCCGACAGCCGGTCCGCCGTCTACTGGCGGTGCTGATGCTTGCGCTGACCGCCATGGCTGCCGTGGCCGCACCGGCCGGTCCGCAGCAACCGTTCGTATCCGATGCCGGAGACGGCGAAGCGGTCGCGATCTTCGCCGGCGGTTGTTTCTGGTGTATGGAGGCGGCCTTCGACCCGGTGCCGGGCGTGGTTTCGACCACCTCGGGCTATACCGGCGGCCACGTGGACGACCCGAGCTACGGCGACGTCACCGCCGAGACCAGCGGCCATTCAGAGGCGGTCAAGATCGTCTACAAGACAGCCGAAACGGACTACGACACCCTGCTCGACGTGTTCTGGCACAACGTGGATCCGACCGACGACGGCGGCCAGTTCTGCGACCGCGGCGATTCCTATCGCAGCAAGATATTCGTCGTCGACGACGCTCAGGCCAAAGCGGCCGAGGCATCGAAGACCGCCCTAGAGAACGACCCCGACGCGCCCAGCCCGATTGTCACCGAAATCGTGCCGGCAACCACATTCTATGCCGCCGAGGATTACCACCAGAACTACTATCGGAAGAATCCGCTTCGCTACAAGTTCTATCGCGCATCCTGTCGCCGTGACGCGATCCTGGAGAAACGCTGGGGCGATGCGGCCGGCGGCCACGCCGACTGA
- a CDS encoding MFS transporter: MSAARPSATPDESAVRDLYDLVTGDENARVCTDISATACREQPTNFFIHLIALLANKTGDLVASPKLVLPWLMGAIGAPVWMTGLLVPIRESLALLPQLAVAGWMRARPRRKGFWVAGAAIQGTSVIAMIVAALALPAVAAGAAVLLLLALFSLGRGVCSVSYKDVQGKTIAKTRRGTLSGYAASAAGGVAMALGAVLWFSPVDTGSLAPILLLLGFAGVAWLFAAVVFASLREQPGATEGGGNALKTAWRSLGLVRREPAFARFIAVRGLLVATALAAPYYAELARSSGGNAIGNLAVLLALSGLASLVSAPVWGRFSDRSARSVLILTGVLAAILNLAVAVCAAFELGAAFGVWPYAIGYFLLAGLHAGVRLGRKTYLTDLGDEDNRAQLTAVANTTIGIILLAGGGAVAGLGSLGAWVAVAALTLPSLLAAGLAVGLPELERA, encoded by the coding sequence ATGAGCGCAGCACGGCCATCCGCCACCCCCGACGAGAGCGCGGTGCGCGATCTGTATGACCTGGTGACCGGCGACGAGAATGCGCGCGTTTGCACCGATATCTCGGCTACGGCCTGCCGCGAACAGCCGACAAACTTCTTCATCCATCTGATCGCCCTGCTGGCCAACAAGACAGGCGATCTGGTGGCCAGCCCGAAGCTGGTGCTGCCCTGGCTGATGGGCGCTATCGGCGCCCCGGTGTGGATGACCGGCCTGCTGGTGCCGATCCGCGAGTCGCTGGCGCTGCTACCGCAATTGGCCGTGGCCGGCTGGATGCGCGCCCGCCCACGGCGCAAGGGGTTCTGGGTTGCCGGGGCCGCCATCCAGGGCACGAGCGTGATCGCGATGATCGTCGCAGCGCTGGCACTGCCGGCGGTCGCGGCCGGCGCGGCGGTCCTGCTTCTGCTCGCGCTGTTTTCGCTGGGCCGTGGCGTCTGCTCGGTGTCCTACAAGGATGTCCAGGGCAAGACCATTGCCAAGACACGACGCGGCACGCTGTCCGGATATGCCGCCAGTGCGGCCGGTGGGGTGGCCATGGCACTCGGCGCGGTGCTGTGGTTTTCGCCGGTCGATACCGGTTCGCTTGCTCCGATATTGCTACTACTCGGGTTTGCAGGCGTCGCATGGCTGTTCGCCGCGGTCGTATTCGCGAGCCTGCGCGAACAGCCCGGTGCAACCGAGGGCGGTGGCAACGCCCTGAAAACGGCCTGGCGCAGTCTGGGACTCGTTCGCCGCGAACCGGCGTTTGCGCGTTTCATCGCGGTTCGCGGCCTGCTCGTGGCCACCGCGCTGGCCGCGCCCTACTACGCCGAACTGGCACGCAGCAGCGGCGGCAATGCTATTGGCAATCTCGCCGTTCTGCTGGCGCTGTCGGGCTTGGCGTCGCTGGTTTCAGCGCCGGTATGGGGCCGTTTTTCCGATCGCTCGGCCCGCAGCGTACTGATACTCACTGGCGTTCTGGCCGCAATCCTGAATCTGGCGGTCGCAGTCTGCGCGGCGTTCGAACTGGGTGCGGCGTTCGGCGTCTGGCCCTATGCCATCGGCTATTTTCTGCTGGCCGGTCTGCACGCCGGCGTTCGCCTGGGCCGCAAGACCTATCTCACCGACCTGGGAGACGAAGACAACCGCGCTCAGCTCACCGCGGTCGCCAACACCACCATCGGCATCATCCTGCTGGCCGGCGGCGGCGCGGTCGCAGGACTGGGCTCGCTCGGCGCCTGGGTGGCAGTGGCTGCGCTGACCCTGCCGAGCCTGCTGGCAGCCGGGCTCGCCGTCGGCCTGCCGGAACTCGAGCGGGCGTGA